A genomic segment from Pelobates fuscus isolate aPelFus1 chromosome 7, aPelFus1.pri, whole genome shotgun sequence encodes:
- the LOC134569152 gene encoding galactosylgalactosylxylosylprotein 3-beta-glucuronosyltransferase 1-like gives MLWKAQDVLGGLTHKKLPIIFVITPTYARFVQKAELTRIANTFRQVPAIHWIVVEDSINKTKLVSNFLKTCGMEYTHLCVKTSAEVTMSKGALQRNLGLSWLRNKFLPGEAPSAVVYFADDDNTYSLELFEEMRYTKKVSVWPVAFVGGQLYESVKVNAEGKFDGWDVKYAVERPFAIDMAGFAINLNLILENSKAIFHIDAESGFLEASLLIDLVSLKDLEPKADNCTKILVWHTKTTIQKIYSKLDELHLEV, from the exons ATGTTGTGGAAAGCTCAAGATG tTCTTGGTGGTCTTACACACAAAAAGTTGCCAATCATCTTTGTAATCACACCAACCTACGCACGGTTTGTACAGAAGGCAGAACTCACCCGTATAGCTAATACTTTTCGTCAAGTGCCTGCAATTCACTGGATTGTGGTTGAAGACTCAATAAACAAAACCAAACTGGTCAGTAACTTTTTAAAAACATGTGGAATGGAGTATACCCATCTTTGTGTTAAAACGTCAGCTGAAGTGACTATGTCAAAAGGTGCTTTACAACGGAACTTGGGCCTTAGCTGGCTACGAAACAAATTTCTTCCAGGCGAAGCTCCATCAGCGGTTGTATATTTTGCTGATGATGATAATACCTACAGTTTGGAGCTATTTGAAGAG atGAGATATACGAAAAAGGTCTCTGTGTGGCCTGTTGCCTTTGTTGGTGGTCAACTTTATGAATCAGTGAAAGTAAATGCGGAAGGAAAGTTTGACGGTTGGGATGTCAAGTACGCAGTTGAAAGGCCTTTTGCCATAGACATGGCTGGCTTTGCCATTAACTTGAATCTTATTCTAGAGAATTCAAAGGCTATATTCCATATTGATGCTGAATCTGGGTTTTTGGAGGCAAGTTTGCTTATTGATCTTGTTAGCCTGAAAGATCTAGAACCCAAAGCTGACAACTGTACCAAG